In Cellulosilyticum sp. I15G10I2, the genomic window AAAGTAAAGTCTACATCCAAAAGTGCTCTCACACCCGGAAAATCCTTGCAGATGCCTCTCATAGTTAGCAATGGTTGTACCGTCATTTAAAAGCCTCCTTTTTGCATTTAAGCTATCGTTATGTGAGAATCCGCCTTAGTTCTTTTGTACTAAGGCGGAAAAAATATAATTAACCTTGAAGATTTATGTAGAATACTTGTTGTCTGGCAGGATTACTAAAGTATTCTTTTAGGCCGCCGTCTGGCGTGTAAGCACTATTTATGGGGGCCTTCAAAGTCAATTACTATCAAAATTAATACTTACGATTTGGAAGATCCTCTTTCGCTGTTTCTTGACGGAAAATACCTTCATCTGATTTAATCCATTTTTCTACTGTTTTACCATCTTTTAGATCTTGAGCTGCTTGGAAGAATTGTGGTCCAAGAAGTGGGTTACACTCAACTGTTACGTTAGCTTCTCCTGCTGCCATAGCTTCAAAAATACCTTTAACCCCATCGATAGATACAACTTTAATATCTACACTTGGTTTAAGCCCTGCATCTTTAATAGCTTCTATCGCCCCAAGTGCCATATCATCATTATGTGCATATACCCCATTAATTTGTCCTGGATGAGCTTTTAAGAAAGCTTCCATAACTTCTTTACCTTTTGCACGAGTGAAATCACCTGTCTGCGTTGCTAAAATTTTCATATCTGGATAATTACCAAGCTCATCTGTAAAACCTTTCATACGATCAGTAGCCGCTGATGCTCCCACTGTACCTTGTAGTTCCACAATATTGCCTTTGTTATTTAGAAGTGCTGCCATTTCTTTAGCAGCATTTTGACCTTCTAATATAAAATCAGAACCAATAAATGCAGCATATAAGTCTTCTGGTACATCTGCACGGCGGTCAACTAAAACAATAGGAATACCAGCATCTTTTGCTTCTTTAAATACCGTTTCCCATCCTGTTTCAACAACTGGTGCAACACCTATTACATCAACCTGCTGCTGAATAAATGTTCTGATTGCTTTAATCTGATTTTCCTGTTTTTGCTGTGCATCCGAGAACTTCAGATCCACACCTAATTCCTCAGCAGTATTAAGAATTGACCATGTTTCTGCATCACGCCATCCGCTTTCTTGACCAATTTGCGCAAAGCCTACAACTAATTTTTCATTTTTAGGCTGCTCTGCTGGTTTAGCCTCTGCTTGTTGAGCGGGGGCAGCTTGTTCTGTACTTGCTGCTGGAGCTGTAGTCGTGGATGATGGTGCACATCCAACAATCATTGTTCCCATCAGTAATACTGAGGATAATACTGCAACTAATTTCTTAAATTTCATTCTATTCCCTCCTAATTTTTATTATTTTAATGAATTGCCGCTTACAATCACAGTATATCTGCCTCTCGTAATTGTGTATATTCAATACATTATGATATATTTTTTGTATATAGTGTCTTATTTATAGGAAAATCTTCCATTTTATCTTTTATTATGTGCTTATATATGATTATTTCTGTATAGCATTTGTACACCGATAATCATATTGTTAAAATGATGTTTTCTTATCATAAAAAAAAGTAATAAAGTCTTTTAAAAAGACCTTATTACTTTTAAATAAAGTTACCTATTTGATTAATAGTAAATTTTTACCCTATAATCTTATGTTGTGAGATTCTATATTCTCTGGCACTCATTCCTACATTTTTTTTAAATAAGTAACTGAAATAGTGCGGTTCATTATAGCCAACAGCTAATGCTATGTCTGCTGAACGCATTGTTGTAGCTGTTAATAAATGCTTTGCTCTTTCAATTCTAATACGGGTAAGATATTCGATAAATGTTTCTCCTGTTTCTTGTGAAAAAACAGTACTAAAATGGTTAGGGCTCAGTGCAACTTCTGCTGCCACTGTATTTAAAGAAATGCCGGCACTTGCATAATGCTCATTAATATACTGTCTTGCCTTTCTTATAACGTTGCCATAACGCATAGTCTGAGTCGAATCCCTAAAATCAATAACCCTCTCTAAAAGGTCTTCAATAAATGCCGTAAGCCCTTTTTCTGAAGAAGCTATATCAAATAACAGGGTGGGATTGTCTATCTCTGGAATAACCTTACGGGTTTCTCCCCCTAGTTCTGTAATAAGCCGAGATGATGCAACAACTATATCCATAAGTATGTAATAAGTAAAGAGCAAGCTTTTTGTATTGGAATAATCAATATCTTGTGTGTAATAACGTATCATCTGAGGAATATCTTGTCTTGTTGCATACTTAAGCTTTTCATCAACAGTATTGTATTCTTCTATCATAAAACGTGTTATGGCCGGCTCTCTTTCAATATCCTTAATACTGATAATCTCCCCTTGCTTAAAGCGGTTTAAAAATTTAATAGCCTTTTTAGAGTCAAGAAACGAATGAGATATTCCCCCTATTCTATCTGCTATGGAGCCTATTCCAATCGTTAAAACCGCTTCGGTTTTAATGGCATATTCGCGCCTCAGCTCATCAGCAAGTTTATAGACTTCTCTCTCAATATTTTCTTCAGCAGTTCCTTTTAGAAGAAGAAGAAAGTTATCCTCATTTCTAAAAAAAGAAATAACATCTTTTCTATTTTTAATCAGCTTGCCAAGCTCTCTCTTTGCCTCTGATAAATCTTTGTAATCCGTTCCATTAGCATCTATCTCCACATTCAATACTAAATAATACTTTGAAATTAAATCTATCTTTACTTTTTTAGCCTCCGCAAGTGCATCTGCTGTACTTAAAGCCCCCATAACCAATTTGTCAAAAAACTGGTTTCTGAGAGTTTGAGCTGATGAGCTGAACTCTTTTTGCAGGGCTTCATGATCACTGCGCTGTTTTTTCTCTTCTTCAAGCCTTAAAACAATTTTATCCAGTACACCAAATAATTCTGCGGCCCCTACAGGCTTAAGCAAATATTCTTCTACCCCTATAGATATTGCATCTCTTGCAAAATCAAATTCATCGTATCCGCTTAAAATAACGATTCTAATCCAAGGCATTGTCTCTTTGATAATCTTTGATAATGCTAAACCATCCATAAAAGGCATTTTAATATCTGTTATTAAAATATCAGGGCGCACCTCTTCTATCATAGCAAGGGCCATTTCGCCATCTC contains:
- a CDS encoding ABC transporter substrate-binding protein encodes the protein MKFKKLVAVLSSVLLMGTMIVGCAPSSTTTAPAASTEQAAPAQQAEAKPAEQPKNEKLVVGFAQIGQESGWRDAETWSILNTAEELGVDLKFSDAQQKQENQIKAIRTFIQQQVDVIGVAPVVETGWETVFKEAKDAGIPIVLVDRRADVPEDLYAAFIGSDFILEGQNAAKEMAALLNNKGNIVELQGTVGASAATDRMKGFTDELGNYPDMKILATQTGDFTRAKGKEVMEAFLKAHPGQINGVYAHNDDMALGAIEAIKDAGLKPSVDIKVVSIDGVKGIFEAMAAGEANVTVECNPLLGPQFFQAAQDLKDGKTVEKWIKSDEGIFRQETAKEDLPNRKY
- a CDS encoding response regulator; its protein translation is MYKVFVVEDEFVIREGIRNMMQYHNRNYTLCGEAGDGEMALAMIEEVRPDILITDIKMPFMDGLALSKIIKETMPWIRIVILSGYDEFDFARDAISIGVEEYLLKPVGAAELFGVLDKIVLRLEEEKKQRSDHEALQKEFSSSAQTLRNQFFDKLVMGALSTADALAEAKKVKIDLISKYYLVLNVEIDANGTDYKDLSEAKRELGKLIKNRKDVISFFRNEDNFLLLLKGTAEENIEREVYKLADELRREYAIKTEAVLTIGIGSIADRIGGISHSFLDSKKAIKFLNRFKQGEIISIKDIEREPAITRFMIEEYNTVDEKLKYATRQDIPQMIRYYTQDIDYSNTKSLLFTYYILMDIVVASSRLITELGGETRKVIPEIDNPTLLFDIASSEKGLTAFIEDLLERVIDFRDSTQTMRYGNVIRKARQYINEHYASAGISLNTVAAEVALSPNHFSTVFSQETGETFIEYLTRIRIERAKHLLTATTMRSADIALAVGYNEPHYFSYLFKKNVGMSAREYRISQHKIIG